GTGGCGAGTCCTGGTTCATGGTGTCGCAGATGTGCAGTTTGCCGTCGGGGGTCCGGCAGAGCCACGCCCAGCCGCTGGCGAACCGGCCCATGGCCGCCTTGGTGAACTGCTCCTTGAACGCGTCGAAGCCGCCGAACGTCTTTTTCAGGTCATCGGCGAGCGGACCCTTGGGCTGGCCGCCCTTGCCGGGGCCCATGATGTTCCAGAAGAACGTGTGGTGATAATGCCCGCCGCCGTTGTTGATGACCGCCGGGCGGATGTCCGCGGGCACCTGCTCGATCTCGCGCAGCACCTGCTCGATCGGCTTGGCGGCGATGGCGGGGTGTTTTTCGAGCGCCTTGTTCAAGTTGGTGGTGTACGCGACGTGATGCTTGTCGTGGTGGAACTCAAACGTCCGCGCGTCAATGTGCGGCGCAAGGGCGTCGTACGCATAGGGCAGCGGGGGAGTTTCGTAAGCCATGGTGTGTCTCCTGGTGACCGGTCGTGCCGTTCCCTGATGTCCGTGGCCGCTCGCGGCCAAGCCGCGCGGCAGGCCCCCAAAGTTGAATTGCGTCGCTGACCGGCCGCCGGCTACGACTCGGCGCGCTGCCGGTAAAGGCCGGGCTCAACGACTTTGCACATCGCCGTCGTATCCAGCCGCCCGCCGAGGAATTCGTTGATCGCTTTCACCGGCGGCTGCGGGTCTTTCAGCATTTCGTTGTAGTTGACGTAGAGGATGCGGAAGTTGGGCTGCCGGGCGACCCAGGCTTCGAACTCGCTGAGCTGCTTCTTGAACAGCTCGATCAGCTTCTCTTTGGGCAGGTCGCCGCCCTCGCGCCCGCGGCGGCTCAGCATCACGTCCTGTGACTTGATCACTTCGTGCAGGTGGCGCTGCATGAACACGACGTAGTACGTGCGATCGGGCGGCAGGTCATACAGCAGGCGGTAGACCATCTTGACGACCTTGCCGCCGGCCTGCTTGAGCCAGGAGGGGTCTTCCTTGGTCTTCTTGACGGGCTCGAACTCGTAGTAGCCGCGCGGATTGTCTTCATCGGCGGCGCGGATGTTGTCAACGAGCGCGGGGATGCCGGCGGCCTCGAGCATCCGCATCATCATGGAGGTTCCGGACCGGGGCAGGCCGGACACGATCGTGACCAGGTCGGGATTGGTGACTGTCATAGCTGGCATCTACTCCGCGCCTCACAGGGGAATCCTTCGCGAGTACGCCCATTCTAGGGCCCGCGCATGCTCATGCAAGCGCGAGCGGGCGGCGCTGCGTGTCGGTTGACGCCTGCCCGGCCGGGCCTGAAAATGGGCCCGCGTGGTGCATGTCGACGCCGCCGGCCGCAAATCGGCGCTGTGAAGGCAGGGTGTGGCATGGAATCGTGGGAACTGTTGCGGGACGCGACGGAGCAGGCGGGCGTGAAAGCCGTGGCGGCCCGATTGGGACTGAGCACGGCGCTGGTCTACAAGTGGTGCCAGGAACCGCCGACCCACGATCCGGACGCGTCGGGGGCGCGCAACCCGCTCGACCGCCTCAAGATGCTTTTCGAGGTGACGCGCGATGCCCGTCTGATCAACTGGATCTGCAACGCCGCCGACGGCTTCTTCGTGCTGAACCCGCGCCTGCCGCCCGGCGAGCGCGAAGAGCAACTTCTGGGCACCACCCAGCGCGTCGTGCAGGACTTCGGTGAATTGCTCTCGGACATCAGCCGCAGTATCCGGAACGACGGGCTCATCACAGCCGACGAGGCGGGCACGATCCGGCAGTCGTGGGAGAAACTGAAGTCGCAGGCCGAGTGCTTCGTGGCGGCCTGCGAAAAGGGCCTCTACGCGCGGCCGCCGCAGAAGTAGCCGCGCGGCAGGGCGGCTGCCCACCTCAGGGCGCGCTCCGCCGCGACAGACCGATCATCGCGATCCACAGGACGACGACGGCGGCCGTCTGGGCGCCGGCTGCGCGCGCCGCCGGCCACGCCAACAGCATGATCGCTACCAGCCAGCCGCTCAGCGCAACAACGGTGCCAAGCGGCGCGCGATGCTCCACCCGCCACGCGCGGATGAGGTGATCCGTCAGTAGCGCCAGCGGCCAATAGGCCAGTGGCAGGTAGTGCGTCCAGACCAGCGGCGACGCGAGCAGCATCAGGCAGCACCACGCGCCGAACTGCGCACGCAATGTGCGCACGCCATCCACATCCTCCGGTGGCCAGCGGTGGACACCCCACATCGTGGCGGCGACGCACCCGCCGACGAAGAGGGCCATCAACGCCAGGTAGAGACTGACCAGCGCGGGGCGCGGCAGGTCCGTGACGTTCACCCGCAGCGCGCCGGCCGCCTCCTTGCCGCCGTCGAGCGGGGTGAGGAGGCGCCGCAGCACGATCGGCACGGCGTTGTTGCTGTACATCGCCTTCTGCGGCTGGTCGGCGGTCAGCGTCGTGATCGCGGAGCCGCCCTGCACCGCGCCTCGGAAGAATTCCTGGTGCAGTTGCACCGTCCGCGATCCGCCGACCGCGAGCACGGGTAAGCCGAGGCCCAGGATGACGACCACGGCGGCAGCAGTGCCGGCGGCGTGCCAGCGGCGTTTGAGTAACAGGAAAACAACCAGTACGCCCGGGAGGAGCTTGATCAGAACGGCCAGGCCGAGCGCACAGCCGGCGGCCGTGTCGCGTCCGCGCTCCAGCAGGTACCACGCGGTCACGATCAGAAAGAGCACGAGCAGCCCGACGTTGCCGAGGACCGCGCAGGAATGGACATAGGGCAGCACGAGGGCAACGGAGAGCAGCAGGGCGAGGCGCGGGCCGCGGCGCAATGCGTCGTTCAGCAGGGACTCCGCCAGGTAGACGGTCACGCCGAACAGGCCCAGGCTGAGCAGCGTGAACACGACGATGGCGACGTGCAGGGGGAGCAGCCCCCACGGCAACATGAAGATCGTGAAGAACGGCAGGTAGTTGTGAACGCCGAGCTGCGTGGAGATCTCGCCCGTCTGGCGGAAATGCACCGCGTTTTCCCAGAAGTCGCGGAAGTCCGACGTGCTCTCGGCGCGCCAGGCGGCAACGACCGCGATCAGGATGGCGTAAACGAGAGCGGCGGCGAGCAGTGCGTGCCATTCGCGGGGAGGGAGTCGGGATGTGCGCGGTTGGTCAGTCATGTGGGCCGCGCTTGCCGACGGAACAACACGAAGGCGTACAGGCGCGCCAGGTGCCGGAGATAGCGGAGTTGCTCGGCGATGTTGAGTTTCGTCTGGCCGGCAGCGCGGTCGGTGAACGAGATCGGGATCTCGACGACGTTTCGCCAGCGGTGTCGCACGATCAGCTCGAGCGCGATCTTGTAGCCGACCGGGCGAAGCTCCGTGAGACGCAGGTCACGTCGCCGGACGGCGAAGAAGCCGGACATCATGTCGCGGACCGGCGTTAGCGGCCGGGCGAGCAGGCGGCCCACGAGGCTGTTCAGGTGTCGGTGCAGCGGCCAGTGCAGATCGACGCGCCCGCCGGCGACGAAACGGCTCCCAATGGCCATCTCCACCCGTGGATCGCGCAGGTGGTCGACAAGCGCGGGGATGCTTTCGGGCGGGTGCGACAGATCGGCGTCCATGACGACCACGATTTCGCCGTGGGCGGCCTGCAGACCGGCGATGACGGCGGTGGCCAGTCCGCGCTCGGCGCGGCGCACCAGGCAGCGGACCGGGTACGTCTGGGCCAGGGCTTCAGCGGCGGCGGCGGTGCCGTCGGGCGAGTTGTCGTCGACGACGAGCAGCTCGGTCTCCGGCGGATCGAGCACATCGAAGACACGCCGGGCCAGCGGCGCGAGGTTCTCGCGCTCGTTGTAGGTGGGCACGACCACGGTGACCCGCGCGGCGTTCAGTGTCATGGCGGTGCAGTGTAGCCGCCGGCGGCGACATTGCGTAGCACCGCAGATGGGGCATGTGGCCGATATTGATGGAGACGGACCGGTCGCCGGATATTCAGCATCGCTGCGTGGCGGACTGCACCCTGGTCACTTCGTAGGCGCTCCTCCTCCAATGCCAGCAGTGTCCGGAGCTTGTGCCAGTCACGTCGGGTCGTGGCCCGTTGCGCTGTCTGTGGCTTAGCGCTGCATATGTCAGCGTCAGACAAAGCGAGCCGCCCCCTGTGATCGAGCCCAGGGGGCGGCAGCGGCGCTTAGCCGGATGCTACGCAATCGACTATGGGCCCTGCCTGGCTGTTGGTCTAATCACAGCAACTGGGGTACTCGATGGCGTACTGGGCCGGGTTCGTTAGCGCCAGAATGAATGGGTTGATATCCTTGAAATCGACCAGCCCGTCGCAGTTAAGATCGCCTGTGGTCATCAACCTCCATGTATCCGCGAGATCGTTGCTCACCCCCACATGTCCACCGAGCACCCAGAGTGTACAATGGTGGACCAATGCCGAATGAAGGGCACGCGGGCCCCACTGCGCGTCGGGAACCTGAAACCACTGCACGCCGTCCGGTGACCTCCACACGTCGTTGAGCAGTTCAGTGCCTGATCCGCGATAGCCGCCAAACAGCCACAGACTCCCCCTGAAAGTGATCAGTGCGTGGTGGCCGCGCGAGAGCCAACCGGGCTCATCCGTGGCGAGCACCCATTGCACGCCGTTTGTGGACCAATATACCTCGTCCGTATACCCACGCGACGTGTTTCCGCCCGTCAGCCACATGCGATCCTGGAAGACCGCGCCACGCTTACTGGCCGCGGGCATGAAGCCATCGGGGTCGCCATCCGCGCGCGCCTGAACCCAGGCTTCCCCATCCACCGTGTACCACGCGTCATTGACATAGGATCCGCCGACTTCGATGGCACCGCCGAGTACCCAGATCCGGTCATCAAACACCAATGGGCCGTGGCCGTATCTTGGCGCCCACGGCGCGGTAGGTTTCTGCTCCCAATTCATGCCGTCAGTCGAGCACCACACATCGTTGAAGCACCCCGAATTGTCTGTTCCACCCATGATCCAAATTCGGTCTTGATACACCACTGCGCCCAAGAGCTCGCGCGGTGCCCAGGGGGCGCTGGCCGTGGCTTCGATCCAATGCTCGCCGTCCGAGGACCGCCATACGTCGTTGAATAGCTGGCCGGTGGCCTCGGCGTAGCCGCCCATGACGAAGATCATGTCTTGAAATACGATGCTCGCGTGTCCGGACCGGGCGTCCCACGGCGCAGCTTGGGCAACGGACTGCCAGTACTGCCCGAGGGTCGGGGTCGCCTGGGCTCCCAGAGTTACGACGCTCACGACGATTAGCGTTCGTCTCAGTGCATCCATGTGCCTCTCCTTAATGGACTTGTGTGCTCTGACCGACACGCACGCGGACCGTCCGCGTGGCGTATGGTTGCTTTGGCCGCCGGTCTAACATTCGAGGCCCGTCTGACGGGCGGTGCCTGCTTTGGTGTCGACCGTGTCCCACGCCCCGCATCCGCCCGTACGTGCGTAGACGTCCGTCCTGTGGCGCAAAAAAATTCCCCCATACTCTGCTCACGTGGACCGATCGTGCGGCCGAGTGGACGCGGATCTGTAGCGCGCGATGCTCAGCATGGTAAAATGGTCGGCGGATGGGACACACGGCATGTCCGCAGGAGTGGAGAATCCGTTGACGCGACTGCTCGCTGCAGCGAGCGTGGGTGACCAAGCTGCTCAAGAACAACTCTGGCGGGCGGTGTACGACGAATTGCGTCGTGTTGCGCATCGCCAGATGAGCGCTGAACCAGGCGGTTGCGAGCTTCAAACGACTGTCCTTGTGCATGAGGCCTACCTCCGCCTGGTCGGTGACGGGCATATGGATTGGAACAGCGCCGGACATTTCTTCGCGGCCGCAGCACAGGCAATGCGCCGGATCCGCGTGGATTACGCACGTAGTAGCAGGAGCGCGAAGCGTGGCGGTGGCCGTCGCGCCGTCGGGGCGTGCGACGAACTGTCTGCCGGCGAAGAGAATCTGGACGCTGCCGAATTGCTTACGTTGGACGAGTCGCTGCAGCGCCTGGAACAGGAAGCACCGCGCGCAGCGCAGGTGGTGATGCTGCGATACTTCGCAGGATTGAATGTGGACGCGGTGGCGCGCATCTTGGATGTCTCGCCCCGCACTGTTGAGTTGGACTGGTGGTTTGCGCGGGCGTGGCTGAGGCGTGAGTTGACCAGCAAATAGCTTACGGGTGAGCTTGGTTTGGTGGGGCCGACTCTCCCCCATGGATCTGCGGCATGGGTGCAAGGCGATTGGAGCGCGTACAGGAGTTGTTCGCGGATGCGATCCAGCGGTTACCTGCCGATCGGGCCAGTTATCTCGACGAAGCCTGCGGTAACGACACCGAGCTGCGGGCAGAAGTGGAGGACCTTCTTGCTCATGCAGCCTCGGTACCGCCGCACTTCCTGGCTCCGCCGCCGGTACCACCGGATCTCGAGAGCCTGCTCGCGACCAGCACGTTGCCGGACACCAGCGCCGGTGCTCAAGATCCGCTGGTTGGCGAGCGGCTGGGGCGCTACGAGGTCATACGTGTAATCGCTGCCGGCGGCATGGCCACAGTGTACGAGGCGGTCCAGGACCGGCCGCGGCGAGCGGTGGCATTGAAGGTGCTTAAACCACACATGGTAACGCCCATGGTGCTGCGGCGTTTTCGGCTGGAGGCCGAGATTTTGGGGCATCTGCGGCACTCGAACATCGCACAAGTCTATCAGGCGGAGGTAGTTACGGCTCCAAAGGGCATGTCAGTCTGGGCGGGGAGCAGCGTGGCGTACCTCGCAATGGAATACATCCCGGGCGCGCCGACTATCACTGAGTACGCTGCGGCGAAGCTGCTCGACACGCGTCGGCGGCTCGCACTCTTTCTGCCTGTTTGCGAGGCGGTGCATTACGGGCACCAGAAGGGCATCATTCATCGCGACCTTAAGCCGGCGAACATCCTCGTTGGGGCAGATGGACAACCGAAAGTGATCGACTTCGGTATCGCGCGGGTCACAAACAAGGACATCGCGCTGACAACGCACGCTACTGATCTTGGGCAGCTGATTGGCACCGTGCAGTACATGAGCCCTGAGCAGTGCGCTGGCGATCCGCGCGATGTCGATGTGCGCACGGACGTCTACTCTCTGGGCGTAGTTTTATATGAACTGTTGTGCGGCGTGTTGCCGTACTGTGCCACCGGGTTGAGCGCCTGGGAGGCGATACGCCGGATTCAGCAGGAACAGCCACGTTTGCCATCGGCGGCTGTTAGCGGAAATATCGCGCTCGTTCGCCAGTTGCGAGGTTCGCTGGACGCGATCGTGCTCAAGGCGCTGGCCAAGGACCGCGAGCAGCGGTACGGCTCAGCCGCAGACTTGGCGCTCGATATCCGACGGCACCTGCAAGGCGAGCGCGTCGACGCACATCCGCCGAGCCCGTGGGCATCCACCGTGCGCTGGGTCATTCGGCACCCCATTTACACTACCGGCGCTGCTTGCAGTCTGATACTGGGGCTGACGGTGGTGTTAGTGCTGGTTATCGCGGAGAATCTGGCGCTCCGACCGGACCGCATTCAATTCGACGAGTTTCGCAAGGACCGTGCCACGCTGCTAACTGCCGGGAACCGCCCGCTGCGCAGCTGGGGAGACGGTACCGAGCGTGCCGTCGGGATGGCGGAGGTTCTGGCTCCGTCGCAAGCGGGGCGTCAACGGCTGGCCGTTGTGGGTCTGCCAGCAAGCACGTTGGAGTCCGAGGGCCCCGGAGTGTGTTGCTACGACCTGAGTCGGAGCCATCACGAGTTGCATTGGCGCCGCGTCGTCGAGGACAACGATATTCCAGGCGCGTTGCTGACGGACCCGAACCGCGTTTTTGCCTCAGAGACATTCGGGGTCCGGTCCGGCGTCGTGGCAGATGTGTTTACGGAGCTCCCGGAGATGGAGATCGTGGTCGCTTTCGGACACGACGACACGACGCAAGGTGCGCTTCACGTATATGACCTGAAGGGGGAGCGCCATTACCAGGCGTGGATAAACACCTTGGTCGACTCAGTCTGCTGGCTACGCGACGCCGGAGTGCTCATTTTGGCAGGAGTCAACGGCGAGTGCTTCATTGAGGACCGCGGCCTCGCTGCTGGTGCGAAGCGTTCACATCCTCCGGTTGTCCTCGCACTGCGCTTACGGCGAGGTCTCGACACCCGCGAGTACATTTCGAACGAGTCGGACAATCCGCAGCTCCGACCGGAGTGGAGCCTTTGCGTTATCGCTCCGCTAGATACGCGGGTGCGTCTGTACGTGGATTGTCCGCGTGAGACAGCGCCGGGTGGGGTGCGTCTCTCGGTATACCTGCCCAGCGATTACCCAGAGGCCCTTACGAGCCTCACGTGGCTGATCGATTCGTCCGGTGAGATCATCCGCGGCCCGCGTGCTGACGATACCTACGACCGCAATCGCAAACACCTGCCGGAGGGCGATCCGCGCAAGTTGCCGCCGATTGAAGCCTGGAGATTAATCCCGCTGCCGCCGTGTCGCGGCCAGTCACCAGGAGGCGGCGCTACCGCTCAGTTTCGGTGACTGGTAACTGCACGGCGGCATCTATCGCGGGCTTTAAAGGTGGCTGAAGACGGACTCGACAGGCGAAAACCAAACAAGTCACCGACTTTCACGGAGGATTCTTCGGCGGCCGGGGGAACTTACAGCTTCCCGGATCGTCTAAAATGAGTCAGAGACCGTCGGCGGGGGACGGTGAGGACCGGTAGTGCGCTGCCGCCGCACGTTGCCAGGCTGTCGATCGCCGGGGCTGCTGAGGGGGCCTGCGCTGATTCTCTCGGTGCTGCTGGTGTGGCCAGTCGGGGCGGCGGGGGATGTGTTTCAGCTTCGCAACGGTGGCAGTGTCTCGGGCGCGCTGCTTACGATCGACGAGGGGAATTACCGGATTCGGACGACCGTTGGGATCGTGAGCGTTCCCGCTTCTTCCGTCGTCGCCGTCGAGGAGGCTGCGACCCCATTCGAGGAATATGATCGCCGGGTGCGGGCGACGGCGGACACGGCTGACGAGCAGACGGAGCTGGCGGCTTGGTGTGATGAGCAGGGCTTGCGCGCGGAGCGGCGGCGGCACCTGCGTCGCGCGGTCGAGCTCGACCCGGACCACGCGGCGGCCCGTCGCGCGCTGGGTTATGTGCGCGTCGGGGCGCTGTGGGTCGACGGGCGGCGGGTCGCGGAAGCGGGCGGGGAGGCGGCGGCTGACAACGGTGATGAGGCGGTCGAGCCCGAGAAACTCGCGCGCGCGATCCAGGCGGAATGGAGTCAGCGGATTCGCGCGATCAAGCATTCGTTGCTGGACAGCTCGCTTGCACGGCTGGTCGACGAAGGGCGGGTGCGCATCCGCGAGATACGGGACCCGCTGGCGATCCTGCCCCTGGCACAGGTGCTGGGACTGGGCGACCGCGACAGTCGACTGCTGCTGGTCGAGATGTTGTCGCGGTTTCCGGAGGATGAGGCCACGCTGAACCTCGGCGTGCTGGGGCTCGTGGACGACGACGAGGACATTCGCGCGCGCGCGGTGGCGGCCCTCGCGCCGCGGAAGGACCCGCGCATCGTGGCGCAATATCGCGCCGCACTGCGCAGTGGCAGCGATGTCATCCTGGCCCGCGCCGCGACGGGACTCGCGCAGTTGCAGGCGCCCGAAGCGGTGCCGGACCTGATCGCCCTGCTCACCGCGCAGCGCGAGCGGTGGGTGGAAGTGCCGCTGCGTCAATACATGCGCACTTGGCCGCAGACATTCGTGACGATGACGACGGTCCACCTGTCCAGTGGCGGCGGGCTGGTCGTCCACCGGCCGGAAGTCGGCGTCTATCGCGATTTCGTCCTGTGGAACGAGCCGGTCCGCAACGAGTGGCAGTTCCGCGAGGTCACGGTGTACCGCACCGAGGTACTGGAGGCGCTCAAGCGGCTCACGGGGCAGAACTTCGGGTTCGAGGGCGAGGCCTGGCGGCGGTGGTACGAGGAGAGCCCGCGATGAAGCGATACGGCGTTTTGCTCGCGTGCGGCGTGGTGCTGGCCGCGGCCGCAGGCGAACCCCCGGATGATCAGCAGTTGATCGAGCGCGCACCGGGGCAGGTGGCGCCGCCCACGGCGCCTGCGGTGCCGCCGGAAGCTCTGAACCAGGCCGAGCAGGCCGCGCGGCAGGCGGCCAACCTGGCGGTCGCGCGCCTGGAAACCGTGCTGGGCCGGAAGGCGCTGGCGGCGGGTGACCTGACGACGGCGGTGCAGCATGCGCAGCGGGTGCTGGCGCTCTTGCGCGATGTGCCGGCAGACGCCGACGTCAGCGAATTCGAACTGCAGGCCGAGGGGATGCTGGCGCGCGCGGCGCGCGCCGGTGTGGCCCCGCGTGCCGGCGTCGAGGCACCCATGCCCACGGACGCGGCCGTGCCGCAGCCCGTGCGGCGCGGCGTGCCGGCGGTCGCGCGACACGGCTATCAGCCGGCGCCGGGGCTGGTGAACACCGCCGCGCTTCAAGCCGACGATCGGGAGAGCTTCGTATACCAGGAGGCGCTCCGCGAGGCGTACCGGCGTGACGAGGTCCGTGCGTTGATGGAGGCGGACGAGGCGCGCCTGATCCCGAACGGCATCGTCACCTATCCGCCGGACTGGCCGGAGCGCGTGGCGAGGCGGGAGAAGTGGAAGGACGGCGTGATCGCGCGTTCGCCGAGCTGGTATGACAAGGACGGGCGCGAGTGGTACATCGCGGTGTACGACGTGCAGGACCTGATCTACGTACCGCCGGACTTCAGCGTGGACGCGCGCTGGGCGGACCCGCGGTTCAGGACGCGGGACATGCTGGACCGTCAGGCGTTGCGCGACGGCAGCATGATCTTTCGTGGAAGTGCGCTGGACCTGGCCGCGGGCATTCCGTTGTTGCGTTACTTCGGGGGGATCGACCCGTATGCGGCGCGCGGGCCGCGGTACAGCGCACAGAAGCAACAGGAACTGGTCGAGATGATCAAGGCCTTCACCGGCGGCCAGGTGGATGCGCTACCGGTGAACGTGCCGCCGGAGCAGTGACGTCCGGGCGATGGTTTTTCGAATGCGGCAGCGCGGCGCCGGGGGGCCGCGCTGCTGCCTGGGGGGATGTGCCCGGGAGGCGGCCGGGCGTTACAAACTCCGTGTGCATCTGTAGTAGCCGCTGGTAGGGGGTCAGGTACACTATTTCATAGAGCGGTGGAGCGGTCGGTATGGGCCGGCCGGGCGGAGAGCGAGACCATGCCCCTGGAATGTCCGCGCTGCAGATCCTGGAACCCGGAGCTGGCCCGGTTCTGCCGTAACTGCGGGCTGGCCCTGATCGCGGGTGCGGAGGGTGTGCTCGGCGCGGGCCGGGCGCCGCATCCGGAGCCGCTGACGCCGCCGGACGGCTGCCAGGAGATCGAGGCGGCGCGGGACCTGTACTTTCGCTGGCACGCGGTGGGTGGCGGGGTGCCGCTGCTGGGTACGGAGCCGCTGGTGGTGAAGGTGTTCAACGGCGGCTATGACCTGCGCGCGGTGCTCCTGCGTATCAGCGGCACGGGTAGCGCGGGCCTGGTGCTCCTGGCGGCCCAGCGCGAGATCGAGGACTGGCCGCGGGGCGCGACGGTGGCGCTCGAGATTCCCTCGTACGAGCTGCCGGACCCCGTGCAGACGTTGACGGTTGAGCTGGTGCAGGCGGAGTTTGGCAAGCCGGCGTGACGAGCGCCGGCGCTCGAGAAAGGAAGGCTGCAATGGCACCTGGGTTGATCGTGGCGGACATCATGGGACCTGGGTTGATCGTGGCGGGCATCCTGATCCTGTTCCTGCTGGTCATCATCGCGAGCGGCATGTTCACGGTGCAGCAGCAAACGCACGCCGTGGTGGAATGCTTTGGCCGTTTCCGCAAGATTTCGCCGCCGGGGCTGAACTTCAAGTGGCCGCTGATCGAGAGCATCGCGGGCCGGGTGACTCACCGCGTGCAGGAGCTGGAGATCAAGGTCGAGTCGAAGACGAAGGACGACGTGTTCGTGGACCTGATCATCGCCGTGCAGTACTACGTGCCGGAGAATCCGGAGGCTGTACGCTCGGCGTTCTACCGGCTGACGAACCCGCGGCAGCAGATCAGCTCGTACGTGTTCGACACGGTGCGGGCGCTGGTGCCGGACATGGCGGTGGACCACGTGTTCGCCGAGAAGGACAAGATCGCGCAGGCGGTGAAGGACCGGCTGCAGGACACCATGCAGCAGTTTGGCTTCACGATCCTGCAGTCGCTGGTGAACGACATCCAGCCGGACGCAAAGGTCAAGGACGCGATGAACCAGGTCAACGCCAGCGCGCGGCTGAAGGAGGCCGCGAAGAACGAAGCGGAAGCGCAGAAGATCCGCGTGATCGCGGCGGCCGAAGCTGAGGCGCGGGCGAAGGAGCTGCAGGGTGTGGGTATCGCGCGGCAGCGCCTGGCGATCGCGAACGGCTTGAAGGAGTCGGTGGCGGCCTGCTCCGAGGCCGGCATCTCGCCGGAGGAAGCGACGAAGATGGTGTTGCTCACGCAGCACTACGACACGGTCACCGCGGTCGGCGCGCACAGCAAGTCGACGATCATGATGGTGCCGTACAGCCCGCAGGGTATGTCGCAGGTGTCGGAGCAGATCACGGCGGCCCTGCTGACGACCGCCGAGGCGGAGCGCGTGACAGCGGTCCGGGCGCCGAAGGCTCCACCGAGCGCGTAGCCGCAGTTCGGTACGCAGGCGTTTGACGCTCCCTCGGTCCCCGCGCCAAGACGGAGGCGCGTCACAAAACAACTGGGGCGAGCGCGCCACTGGCGCGCTCGCCCACCCCCCTTTCTCCTCCTCAGTTCGTCAGCGTCCTAGCGGCGGCGGAGCAGGCCGACCGCACCGAGGGCCAGCAGCAGGCTGGTCGGCTCGGGGACGATGGTGCCAGCAATCAGGATGTTGTCGAAGCGGTTGTTGCCGTTGGTCGACGTGGCCCCGCTCAGCGTGACGCGGATCAGGTTGTTCTCGTGGCCGCTGGTGGCTGCGAAGACATCGCCGAAGTTGACGGTGTGCAGCACCCAGGTGCTGGTCTGCTGCGCCGCGTGCGACTCGAAGAAGGTCCACGACGCGCCGTTGTCGGTCGAGTAGGAGTACGAGTGCGTGTTGAAGCCCGTGCCCGTGCCGCGCGTGGCGTACGTCAGCACGCAATCTTCGATCGCGTCGTCGAGTTCGATCAGGAAGTAACGGCCGTTGTTTTCCGTGCCGAGGATCGAGAAGCTCCCGCCCGCCGTGGGCGTGGGCGAGATGTCATTCAGCACGTTGCCGGCGTAGCTGCCGAAATTCTGGTTCTCGGCGCCACCGTTGGTGCCGAAGAGATTGCCGAAGCTGGTGTCGCCGGGGGCCTGCCAGACCGAGATTTCGGCCGTGCCGGTGCCCAGGTCGTTGGGGTAGTCGGTCTGC
This DNA window, taken from Phycisphaerae bacterium, encodes the following:
- a CDS encoding HEAT repeat domain-containing protein; translated protein: MLLVWPVGAAGDVFQLRNGGSVSGALLTIDEGNYRIRTTVGIVSVPASSVVAVEEAATPFEEYDRRVRATADTADEQTELAAWCDEQGLRAERRRHLRRAVELDPDHAAARRALGYVRVGALWVDGRRVAEAGGEAAADNGDEAVEPEKLARAIQAEWSQRIRAIKHSLLDSSLARLVDEGRVRIREIRDPLAILPLAQVLGLGDRDSRLLLVEMLSRFPEDEATLNLGVLGLVDDDEDIRARAVAALAPRKDPRIVAQYRAALRSGSDVILARAATGLAQLQAPEAVPDLIALLTAQRERWVEVPLRQYMRTWPQTFVTMTTVHLSSGGGLVVHRPEVGVYRDFVLWNEPVRNEWQFREVTVYRTEVLEALKRLTGQNFGFEGEAWRRWYEESPR
- a CDS encoding SPFH domain-containing protein; the encoded protein is MAPGLIVADIMGPGLIVAGILILFLLVIIASGMFTVQQQTHAVVECFGRFRKISPPGLNFKWPLIESIAGRVTHRVQELEIKVESKTKDDVFVDLIIAVQYYVPENPEAVRSAFYRLTNPRQQISSYVFDTVRALVPDMAVDHVFAEKDKIAQAVKDRLQDTMQQFGFTILQSLVNDIQPDAKVKDAMNQVNASARLKEAAKNEAEAQKIRVIAAAEAEARAKELQGVGIARQRLAIANGLKESVAACSEAGISPEEATKMVLLTQHYDTVTAVGAHSKSTIMMVPYSPQGMSQVSEQITAALLTTAEAERVTAVRAPKAPPSA